From a region of the Streptomyces tirandamycinicus genome:
- a CDS encoding NUDIX hydrolase produces MQWKIHGERPIYQNSWVNLWLTDVETPDGNRWEHHVVKLRHLAVAAVVNERREVLMMWRHRFITDAWAWELPMGLVEEGETPAEAAAREVLEETGWLPGPIKPLIYAEPANGITDSQHHVFRADGATYEGPPTEKNESERIEWIPLADVRGMIDRREIVSSGSLVGLLYVLMDEAVR; encoded by the coding sequence ATGCAGTGGAAGATCCACGGGGAACGTCCGATCTACCAGAACAGCTGGGTGAACCTGTGGCTCACCGACGTTGAGACACCGGACGGGAACCGGTGGGAGCACCACGTCGTCAAGCTCCGGCACCTGGCCGTGGCCGCTGTCGTCAACGAGCGGCGCGAGGTGCTGATGATGTGGCGGCATCGCTTCATCACGGACGCCTGGGCGTGGGAGCTGCCCATGGGTCTGGTCGAGGAGGGCGAGACGCCGGCCGAGGCGGCGGCCCGTGAGGTGCTGGAAGAGACCGGCTGGCTGCCCGGCCCGATCAAGCCGCTGATCTACGCTGAGCCGGCGAATGGCATCACCGACTCCCAGCACCACGTCTTCCGGGCCGACGGGGCGACGTACGAGGGTCCGCCGACCGAGAAGAACGAGTCGGAGCGGATCGAGTGGATCCCGCTGGCCGACGTGCGGGGCATGATCGACCGGCGCGAGATCGTCAGCAGTGGTTCTTTGGTCGGGCTGCTCTATGTGCTCATGGACGAGGCAGTCCGCTGA
- a CDS encoding DUF5959 family protein, with amino-acid sequence MRAWGSLLDAVEEDEYDEEDDSVFAGDWPPEGRTAYLTFVADDPYVVEVRDAPSTRICVRVPLDLGDDWITEARERHAAARQALGV; translated from the coding sequence ATCCGGGCGTGGGGCTCGCTGCTGGACGCCGTCGAGGAAGACGAGTACGACGAGGAAGACGACTCGGTGTTCGCCGGAGACTGGCCGCCGGAAGGCCGCACCGCGTACCTCACCTTCGTGGCCGACGACCCGTACGTTGTCGAGGTTCGCGATGCGCCCAGCACACGGATATGTGTGCGCGTGCCCTTGGATCTCGGCGATGACTGGATCACCGAGGCGCGAGAGCGGCACGCGGCCGCCCGGCAGGCGCTGGGCGTGTAG
- a CDS encoding SSI family serine proteinase inhibitor: MLRRLVLTAAATATVSLAALAAAVPTAGATPRAPIPLPLLEPGPQEQTGRTAPGDRLTVTTAETGNPQADGTYELTCGPEEGPAGGSHPEARAACERLSEFATERQDPFRPVDGDAMCTMQHGGPATARITGTWRGQRVDATFDRTNGCEIRRWETLEPVLPTARHDDARTARA; this comes from the coding sequence ATGCTGCGCCGCCTCGTCCTCACCGCCGCCGCGACGGCGACGGTCTCCCTCGCCGCGTTGGCCGCCGCCGTGCCGACCGCGGGTGCCACCCCGCGCGCGCCGATCCCGCTGCCGCTGCTCGAGCCCGGTCCGCAGGAACAGACCGGCCGGACCGCGCCCGGCGACCGGCTCACCGTCACCACCGCCGAGACGGGGAACCCTCAGGCCGACGGCACATACGAGCTGACGTGCGGCCCCGAGGAAGGCCCGGCGGGCGGCTCGCACCCCGAGGCACGGGCCGCCTGCGAGCGGCTGTCCGAGTTCGCGACGGAGCGGCAGGACCCGTTCCGTCCGGTCGACGGCGACGCGATGTGCACGATGCAGCACGGCGGCCCCGCCACCGCACGGATCACCGGGACCTGGCGCGGCCAGCGCGTCGACGCCACCTTCGACCGCACGAACGGTTGCGAGATCCGCCGCTGGGAGACCCTGGAGCCGGTCCTGCCGACCGCCCGCCACGACGACGCCCGCACGGCCCGGGCATGA
- a CDS encoding response regulator yields the protein MSSRPSRGAARLAAILDALPDGLVLVNCNGTVVNANTIALEMFEAPGTALVGRGLLDLLPAFDSKLIPGSMRRPDSADKRGRTKPTRMVARRTDGGEFPAEVTSAGLEDGRAAYASPGAGGGTGYTGDELLMLVVRDLSGTIDTEAELARSQRQTEMILRAAAEGVVGTDTDGRVVLVNPAAAQILGFRASDLGGKELHPLILHSRPDGDPFPYDDSPLADTLKSGRKHRVRGQVLWAKDGKRVPVDLTTAPVRDGEQLVGAVMTFTDRRPYEEQAERHAAEIAERDEKYSTDIAERDEKYAADMAERDERHAAELAELTEKHTAEMADRAEQYAAEIESRDEREASLAARHAQLAAVLGDALRGPLEELRGELGKLAADPAGQLWPEANQILHHLAAGYARMTTLVDNVLGFQRLDSGAERLHKDVVLLDAVVAAGVEGAIELIGPGRAQFAVHAPPIEAEVDGARLATALAHLVADVAGIDSTGKTRVVAGAGYVDSTIVVAAAQRGDVVRIEVRGPYSGGDPVHEPIVRGIVTAHGGVLQTHEVPGAGGSAYVLEVPLGDGAGTVAPPAVAPAVAPEQQAPAALPAQATSGGGRRRARRASTDAFLESPVGPEDAPASAELPGQRPAGTDTDTSGAAGGSAGAVPGGEPAPAATGGTGRRRGRPSPAEAELAALPAAQDGSVVTAAEAGAGRPALGDTVPPQGVGPDAAAREGTGRRARRARAALPALPAASSAPDAPAPAGAAAEQATGRNSGPDGGPDDAQGIAALEPAATAAASGTGGGSGAQQGGRRGRRALATGNDRQVPTEEPRGPFALPPAEADRTPSSGAPDESRHDPVRPGPESDHTPPQPHPVPTGRRRARPAEGGTPAQGIPAQAGPVTPQTGGATPAAPGSVTPQTGAVAPPAGAVVPPAGTVTPPTGPAMPNALGPVPPAAPGPVPPAAAPNPAGNTARPGDTGSVPLPPAAPVPDEPPAPAHRAAQPLPAEAPAPAAGTGTPARGTATPMPAVEPVDPDASQGRAFSVRTLGQGVPFTRQLAQQQDRQAVSAAPAASPPQAASGNQTLGSGNQTLGSGRRRKLATRQEGELQVPDTGARPHPHPQAAPGTGPSQRLGTSTEGRAYAIGAPDEGAEGPEPLDGPGGAVEVANRPAMLPRDDELPPEPLDNPRRLLVWPAPDVATQQALSDRGYRPVIVHSREEVDAQIAAFPAALFVDPLTGPITRTALQALRQAAVAAEVPVLLAAGLGQATREAAYGADPAVLLKALAPRDSEQHPSRVLLIEQHDDIAAALTATLERRGMQVARAATDADAVALAQQTRPNLVVMDLMQVRRRRAGIIDWLRANGQLNRTPLVVYTSAGLDQAELPKLSSGETVLFLAERSTSAEVQGRIVDLLAKIGTN from the coding sequence GTGAGCAGCAGGCCATCCCGAGGCGCTGCTCGCCTCGCCGCCATACTCGACGCGCTCCCGGACGGGCTCGTCCTCGTCAACTGCAACGGCACGGTCGTCAACGCCAACACCATCGCCCTCGAGATGTTCGAGGCCCCCGGCACCGCGCTCGTCGGGCGCGGGCTCCTCGACCTGCTGCCGGCGTTCGACTCCAAACTCATCCCCGGCTCGATGCGGCGCCCCGACTCCGCCGACAAGCGCGGCCGCACGAAGCCGACCCGGATGGTCGCCCGCCGCACCGACGGCGGCGAGTTCCCCGCGGAGGTGACCAGCGCCGGCCTGGAGGACGGCCGTGCGGCGTACGCCTCGCCCGGCGCCGGCGGGGGCACCGGCTACACCGGCGACGAACTGCTGATGCTCGTCGTGCGCGATCTGTCCGGCACCATCGACACCGAGGCCGAACTCGCGCGCTCCCAGCGGCAGACCGAGATGATCCTGCGGGCCGCCGCCGAAGGCGTCGTCGGTACGGACACCGACGGCCGCGTCGTCCTCGTCAACCCGGCCGCCGCCCAGATCCTCGGCTTCCGCGCCAGCGACCTCGGCGGCAAGGAACTGCACCCGCTGATCCTGCACTCGCGCCCGGACGGCGACCCGTTCCCGTACGACGATTCCCCCCTCGCCGACACGCTCAAGTCCGGGCGCAAGCACCGGGTCCGCGGCCAGGTGCTCTGGGCGAAGGACGGCAAGCGGGTGCCGGTCGACCTGACCACCGCGCCGGTGCGGGACGGGGAGCAGCTGGTCGGGGCGGTCATGACGTTCACCGACCGGCGGCCCTACGAGGAGCAGGCGGAGCGGCACGCCGCCGAGATCGCCGAGCGGGACGAGAAGTACAGCACGGACATCGCCGAGCGGGACGAGAAGTACGCGGCCGACATGGCCGAGCGGGACGAGCGGCACGCGGCCGAGCTGGCGGAGCTGACCGAGAAGCACACCGCGGAGATGGCGGACAGGGCCGAGCAGTACGCGGCGGAGATCGAGTCCCGCGACGAGCGGGAGGCCTCGCTGGCCGCCCGGCACGCCCAGCTGGCCGCGGTACTCGGGGACGCGCTGCGCGGGCCCCTGGAGGAGCTGCGCGGCGAGCTCGGGAAGCTGGCCGCCGATCCGGCCGGCCAGCTGTGGCCGGAGGCCAACCAGATCCTCCACCATCTGGCCGCGGGCTACGCCCGGATGACGACGCTGGTCGACAACGTGCTGGGCTTCCAGCGGCTGGACTCCGGCGCGGAGCGGCTGCACAAGGACGTCGTCCTGCTCGACGCGGTCGTGGCCGCCGGTGTCGAGGGCGCGATCGAGCTGATCGGTCCCGGACGGGCCCAGTTCGCGGTCCACGCCCCGCCGATCGAGGCCGAGGTGGACGGCGCACGGCTGGCGACGGCGCTGGCGCACCTGGTGGCCGATGTCGCGGGCATCGACTCCACGGGCAAGACGAGGGTCGTGGCGGGCGCCGGGTACGTCGACTCGACCATCGTGGTCGCCGCGGCGCAGCGGGGCGACGTCGTACGGATCGAGGTGCGCGGTCCCTACTCGGGCGGCGACCCGGTGCACGAGCCCATCGTCCGCGGCATCGTGACCGCGCACGGCGGTGTGCTGCAGACGCACGAGGTGCCGGGCGCGGGCGGCAGCGCCTACGTCCTGGAGGTGCCGCTCGGCGACGGAGCCGGGACGGTGGCGCCCCCGGCGGTGGCCCCGGCGGTGGCCCCGGAGCAGCAGGCACCGGCGGCCCTTCCGGCGCAGGCCACGTCCGGCGGCGGGCGGCGGCGCGCGCGGCGCGCCTCGACGGACGCGTTCCTGGAGAGCCCGGTGGGGCCGGAGGACGCTCCGGCGTCCGCCGAGCTCCCGGGGCAGCGCCCGGCGGGTACGGACACGGACACGAGCGGTGCGGCGGGCGGCTCGGCCGGAGCCGTACCCGGCGGCGAGCCCGCCCCGGCGGCGACCGGCGGCACGGGCCGCCGTCGCGGCCGGCCGAGCCCCGCCGAGGCCGAACTGGCCGCCCTCCCGGCCGCGCAGGACGGCTCGGTCGTCACCGCGGCGGAGGCCGGAGCCGGACGCCCGGCGCTGGGTGACACGGTCCCGCCCCAGGGCGTGGGCCCGGACGCCGCGGCCCGCGAGGGCACCGGGCGCCGGGCCCGGCGTGCCCGCGCCGCGCTTCCCGCGCTGCCTGCGGCGAGCTCGGCCCCGGACGCCCCCGCCCCCGCGGGCGCGGCCGCGGAACAGGCGACCGGCCGGAACAGCGGTCCGGACGGCGGTCCGGACGACGCGCAGGGCATCGCCGCGCTGGAGCCCGCCGCCACGGCAGCGGCTTCCGGCACGGGCGGCGGCAGCGGAGCACAGCAGGGCGGCCGGCGAGGGCGGCGGGCGCTCGCGACCGGCAACGACCGGCAGGTTCCCACCGAGGAGCCGCGGGGCCCGTTCGCGCTGCCCCCCGCCGAGGCGGACCGCACCCCGTCCTCCGGCGCTCCCGACGAGAGCCGCCACGACCCGGTGCGTCCGGGACCGGAATCCGACCACACCCCGCCGCAGCCGCACCCCGTGCCCACCGGGCGACGGCGCGCCCGCCCGGCCGAGGGCGGGACACCGGCGCAGGGCATCCCGGCGCAGGCCGGACCGGTGACGCCGCAGACCGGCGGCGCGACGCCGGCCGCGCCCGGGTCAGTGACGCCGCAGACCGGTGCCGTGGCTCCACCGGCCGGTGCCGTGGTTCCACCGGCCGGTACGGTGACGCCGCCGACCGGCCCCGCCATGCCCAACGCGCTTGGTCCGGTGCCACCCGCCGCACCCGGTCCCGTACCGCCCGCCGCCGCCCCGAATCCCGCAGGGAACACGGCGCGCCCCGGCGACACCGGTTCCGTACCGCTGCCTCCGGCGGCGCCGGTCCCGGACGAGCCTCCCGCGCCGGCCCACCGCGCCGCCCAGCCCCTGCCCGCAGAGGCACCGGCTCCCGCGGCCGGGACGGGCACGCCGGCCCGGGGGACGGCCACGCCGATGCCCGCCGTGGAGCCGGTCGACCCCGACGCCTCGCAGGGCAGGGCGTTCAGCGTGCGCACGCTCGGTCAGGGTGTGCCGTTCACCCGCCAACTCGCCCAGCAGCAGGACCGGCAGGCCGTGTCCGCAGCACCTGCGGCATCCCCGCCGCAGGCCGCCTCCGGCAACCAGACACTCGGCTCGGGCAACCAGACCCTCGGCTCCGGCCGCCGCCGCAAGCTGGCCACCCGGCAGGAAGGCGAGCTCCAGGTGCCCGACACGGGGGCCCGGCCGCATCCGCACCCCCAGGCGGCACCTGGTACCGGCCCGTCGCAGCGGCTCGGTACCTCCACCGAGGGCCGGGCGTACGCGATCGGCGCCCCGGACGAGGGCGCGGAGGGCCCGGAGCCGCTGGACGGCCCCGGTGGCGCGGTCGAGGTCGCCAACCGGCCCGCAATGCTGCCCCGGGACGACGAGCTTCCTCCCGAGCCCCTCGACAACCCGCGCCGGCTGCTGGTGTGGCCGGCGCCCGACGTCGCCACCCAGCAGGCGCTGAGCGACCGCGGCTACCGTCCGGTGATCGTGCATTCACGTGAGGAGGTCGACGCACAGATCGCCGCGTTCCCCGCCGCTCTGTTCGTCGACCCGCTGACCGGGCCGATCACCCGTACCGCGCTGCAGGCGCTCCGCCAGGCCGCGGTGGCCGCCGAGGTCCCCGTGCTGCTGGCGGCCGGACTGGGCCAGGCGACGCGCGAGGCCGCGTACGGAGCGGACCCCGCCGTACTGCTGAAGGCCCTGGCGCCGCGCGACAGCGAGCAGCACCCGTCCCGGGTGCTGCTGATCGAGCAGCACGACGACATCGCGGCCGCGCTGACGGCCACGCTGGAGCGACGCGGGATGCAGGTGGCGCGGGCCGCGACCGACGCGGACGCGGTGGCGCTCGCCCAGCAGACACGGCCGAACCTTGTGGTCATGGACCTGATGCAGGTGCGCCGCCGGCGCGCCGGGATCATCGACTGGCTCCGCGCGAACGGGCAGTTGAACCGCACCCCGCTCGTCGTCTACACCTCGGCCGGGCTCGACCAGGCGGAACTGCCGAAACTGTCCTCGGGCGAGACCGTCCTCTTCCTGGCGGAGCGTTCCACGAGCGCCGAGGTGCAGGGCCGGATCGTGGACCTGCTCGCGAAGATCGGCACGAACTGA